TTTATGAAAAAGAGTTAGCAACTTTAAACAACCGTGGCTTTACTGATGGATATTTGGTAAGTCGTCCATTTGAGAAAAATAGCACTCAAAATTTAGATGAGGTTTTAGAACAAGGCACTCACAAAACTCACGCTATAACTGAAGATGGACTTAGTTTTAAGAGCAAAGGCATGCTTAAAAAAGGTGTATCTTATGAGATTTTTGCACCACAAAATGCTGAAATTTTGGAAGTAGATAATGAAATAGGGCGAATTTATAAACAAAACAGCAAATTTTGGCTAGAATTTAAGAGTTTAAAAAATGAAAATGCTAAGGAATTTGATGAAGTTCATAGCGGGAATTTAAATGCTATTTTATCTCCTGCTAAGCTTCCAGAATTTAGCTTTTTAAGAAAGGAAAACTAGATGTTTGTATCTATTATAATGGGAAGTAAAAGCGATATTGATATCGTAAATGAAGCAGTTAAGGTGCTTGAGAATTTTGGAGTAAAGCACGAAGTTATAGTTAGTTCAGCTCATAGAAGTGGCGAAAGAACAGCAAAATATGTAAAAGAATCAGAAGCAAAAGGAGCTGGAGTATTTATTTGTGTAGCGGGTATGGCAGCGCATTTAGCAGGTGTTGTGGCAAGTTTAACCACTAAACCAGTTCTTGGTGTTCCTGCAACAGGTGGGGCATTAAATGGGCTTGATGCTTTGTATTCAACTGTTCAGATGCCAGGTGGGATTCCAGTTGGAACATTTGCTATTGGCAAAGCTGGAGCGAAAAATGCAGCTTATCAAGCAGTTCAAATTCTAGCTCTTAACTCAAATGAGCTTACTTTAAAGCTTAAAAGTGATCGTGAAAATATGGCTAAAAAAGTAGCTGAAGATTCAGCTAGTGTTGAAATTTTACTTCCAAAAGAGTAGTTATGGCAAAAACTTTTTCAGAGATTATTTTAACACTTCAAAACTATTGGGCAGCTCAAGGTTGCGTTATTATCCAGCCTTATGATATGCCCTCAGGTGCTGGTACTTATCATCCTGCTACTTTTCTAAGAAGTCTTGGAAAAAAGCCGTGGAAAGCAGCTTATGTAGCTCCGAGCCGCCGCCCAACAGATGGCAGATATGGTGAAAATCCAAACCGTTTAGGAGCTTACTATCAGTTTCAAGTTTTACTTAAGCCAAGTCCTGATAACATTCAAGAGCTATATTTAAAGAGCCTAGAAGCTTTAGGGCTTGATCTAAAAGCTCACGATATTCGTTTTGTAGAAGATAACTGGGAAAGCCCAACTTTAGGAGCGTGGGGGCTAGGATGGGAAGTTTGGCTTGATGGTATGGAAGTAACTCAGTTTACATATTTTCAACAAGTTGGTGGCATAACTTGTAATCCTGTAAGTGGCGAGATAACTTATGGTTTAGAACGCCTTGCTATGTATTTACAAGATAAAGAAAATGTTTATGATCTGATTTGGACTAGTTATGGCGATGAAGTTGTAACTTATGGTGATGTTTATAAAAAAAGAGAGTTTGAAAATTCTAAATATAGCTTTGAAGTAGCAAATAGCGATATGCTTTTTGAAAATTTCGAGAGTTATTTTAAAGAGTGTAAAAGCATCTTAGAGGCAAATTTAGCTCTTCCTGCGTATGATTACTGTATGCTTGCAGCTCACACATTTAACGAACTTGATGCAAGAGGAGCTATAAGCGTTACTCAAAGACAAGAGTATATTTTAAGAATTAGAGAACTTGCTAAGGGGTGTGCTATGGTTTATGCTGGAGAAGATAGAGCGTGAAAGTAGCTGAAATTTATAAAATTTTAGATCAAATTGCACCTTTTGAAGCTGGGGAAAGCTGGGATAACTCAGGACTTTTAGTTGGTTCGATGAGTGATGAGTTTGATAAAATTTATGCTAGTTTGGATATTGATTCAAATTTAGTTAATAACTTAGAGCCAAATTCACTTTTAATAACTCATCATCCTTTGATTTTTAGTGGGCTTAAAAAACTTGATTTTAGTAGATATCCAGCAAATTTGATTAAGGTTTTAATCAAAAAAGATATAAAACTTATCTCAATGCATACAAATTTTGATAAATTTGTACTAAATAAATTTGTGATGAGTGAAATTTTAGGGCTTGAGAGTTTTAAAAGCGTTGATTTTTTAGAGTATGCTAAATTTGATGGAAAATTTAGCGATTTTTGTGATTTTTTAAAAGATAAGCTATGTTTAGATAGTCTTAAAGTTGTTAAAGCAAAAGATGAAATTTCAACATTTTCACTATGTACAGGAAGCGGTATGAGTATGGTTGATATGGTAGAAGCTGATGCTTTTATCACAGGCGATATTAAGTATCATGATGCATTAACGGCAAAAGAAAACGGGCTAAATTTGGTTGATATTACGCATTTTGAAAGTGAGAAATATTTTAGCAAAGCACTTGTAAAAAATTTGCAAAAATTTAGCATTAGTGCTATAATCACAAATTCAACTAACCCATTTAGCAAAATTTGAAGGAAAATTTTATGAACAAAGACCTACAAGATTTAGTAGAACTAAGTAAATTTGATGCTAGTATTGATGCTTTTTTACCAAAACTTGAAGCACTTAATGAAAAACTAAACTCAAAAGCTGATGAAATTTCAGCAACAAATGAGCAAATCGATGCAATACAAGCTGATATAGAAGATATTGCAACTCAAATCAAAGCTACAAATGCTCATATAGCTGAATTTTCAGCTAAGATCAAAGATGTTAGTAAAAAATCATCTTCTATAAAAACAGAAAGAGAGATGAAGTCTTTAAATTTAGAAGAAGATTTAGCAAAAGAGCAACTTAGTGTAGCAAATGATGATATTGTAAAATATGAAAAACTCATTGATACAAAAAATGGCATAAAAAAAGATCTAGAAGATAAAAAAAGTTCTTTAGAATATGAACTTACTGCTTTAGAGGATAGTGTTGGAAGCCAAAAAGAGAAGATAGAAAAAGATAGAGCTACACTTTATACAAAAAAAGATAAGCTTTTAAACAGTATGGATAGTAAAATAATCTCATTTTATGAAAAAATTCGTAAATGGGCTGGAAATTCAGCAGTTGTTAAAGTTAGAAAACAGGCTTGTTATGGTTGTTTTATGAAGATAAATGATAAAACCTACTCTTCTGTTATAAAGGGTGATGATATAGTAACTTGTCCACATTGTGGTAGAATTTTATACAAAGATAGTGAGTGATTTACACACTTTTTAGTTTTTTAGTTTGGCTTTTAGCTCTACCTTTTGTGGCTTTTTTAAGCTTAAAGGATAAATACAAAAAGAGCTTACCAGCTAGATTTTTTTTATACAATAATCCCCCTTGTAAAAAGGCAGATATACATTTCCATGCTTGTAGTTTTGGGGAAGTTTCTGCCTTAGAGAGTTTAGCTTCAAATTTCAATGACTTTAGTTTTACCACCATAACGGCAACAGGTTTTCAAAAGGCAAAAACTTTTACTGAAAATTCTCGTTTTTTACCTTTTGAAAACTTTGTTCCTTTTTGGCTTGTAAAGTCAAATGTTGTTGTGATTTTTGAAGCAGAACTTTGGCTAAATTTAGTAAGAACTGCTAAAAAAAATGGCTCATTTGTGGTTTTGCTAAATGCTAGAATAAGCGATAAAAGCTATAAAAATTATAAAAAATTTAGATTTTACTATAAGATGATTTTTAAAAATATCGATCTTGTTTTAGCTCAAAGTGAAGTTGATATGCAAAGACTAAAAGAGCTTGGTGCTAAAAATATAAAAGTTGTTGGAAATATAAAAAGTGCAAATTTCAAACGCCTAACAAAAAGTTATTCTAAATTTAATCAAAAATTTGTAGTCATCGCTTCAACTCATGAGGGTGAAGAAGAGATAATTTTAAATGCTATAAAACCAACTTCAAATACTAAGTATATGATAGCTCCAAGGCATCCTGAGAGGTTTACTAGAGCTGGTGAGATATGTGCTAAATTTGCTAAGGTTAACTCTTTGAGTTTTGAGAAATTTAGCTGGAATTTGGGTTTGAAATCAGATATAATCTTGCTTGATACTTTAAATGAACTAGTAAATTTCTATGCCATAGCAGATGTTGTGATACTTGCAGGAAGCTTTATCAAAGGCATCGGCGGACATAATCCAATTGAAGTTGCCCAGTTTAAAACTCCTTTGATTAATGGAAAATTCTACCATAATCAAAATGCTCTTTTTGAGTTGGTTGATGGAGTAAAATTTAGCGATTTAAGTGATATAAATGAGCTTTTAAATTCTAATTTAAGCCCAACAAAGATAAAAAAAAGTTGCGATTTAGACGCTATAGTAGATCTATTAAAGGATAAAATTGAAGAAAGAAAAAGCTTATAAACTCCTTGCTATTCAGGAGAAAATTTCAAATAATGCCGCAAAAGAGCTCATTGACTCAGGACTGGTTTATGCTCATGGCAAAAAGCTTAGTATTGCGCGTGGCGAGATAGATGCTAATACTATTTTTAAGGTTTTAAAGATTCCTAAACCAAAGATTATTTTTGAAGATGATAAAATTTTAGCTATCAATAAACCACCATTTTTAGTAAGCGATAAAGTAGCTGAAATTTATAAAGCTACTCTTTTAAACCGCTTAGACAGGGAAACAAGTGGAGTTTTGCTTATGAGTAAGGATGAGGAATTTAGAACAAAAGCTATACAAGAATTTATAAATTTAAAGGTTAAAAAAATCTATTTTGCTATGGTTAAAGGCGTTGTTAGCGAAGAATTAGTAATTGATAGCCCAATTCTTACTATAAAATCAAAAGGCTTAGCATTTTCAAAAATTTCACCAAATGGAAAAAGTGCGATAACTAGAGTTTATCCATTTATGGTAAGTGGTAAAAAAAGTATAGTTAGAGTTGAGATTGACACAGGAAGAACTCACCAAATAAGAGTTCATTTAGCCAGTCAAAACTTACCTATAATAGGCGATGAAAAATATGCTAAAAATTCGGCAAAAAGGATGTATCTTCACTCATATAAAACAGAAATTTTAGGCTATAAATTTATAGCTCCACTTGACGATAGTTTTAGTGAATTTGGTTTTGAAATTCCAAAGAATTTAGTTTTTTAATGAAATTTAAAGATTATTATTGTAAAATAACAGCTTTGATTATACTTGAAAGGAAGTTTTGTGTTTGAACAAATTGGCGAATCATTTAGATCTGCAGTAAACAAACTTAGAATTGTTGATGATGAAAAAGCTCTCAAAAATGCCCTTGATACGCTTAGAAAAGCTCTTCTTAGAGCTGATGTTCATCACAAAGTTACTAAAGATTTAGTCTCTAAAATAGAAGCTAGTGTTAAGGAAAATGGTATCGGTCAAAAGCAGTTTTTAGATGCTATAAAAAACAGTCTTGAAGAGATCCTAACAGCTCCTGGAAATCAGGGTTTTGTTTATGCTAATAAGCCACCAACAGTAGTGCTTATGGCAGGACTTCAAGGAAGTGGTAAGACAACTACAACAGTTAAACTTGCTAACAATATCAAGCAGAAAAAAAGAAAAGTTTTAATAGCAGCTTGTGACCTTCAAAGATTAGCCGCTGTTGAACAGCTTAAGCAACTTTGCGAGACAAATGAGATTGATCTTTTTTATATAGATGGTGAGACAAATCCACTAAATGTAGCAAAAGGTGCGCTTGAAAAAGCTAAAAAAGAGCTTTATGATGTGCTTTTTGTTGATACAGCAGGTCGTCTTGCTATAGATGAAGAGCTTATGAATGAGATTAAAGAGATAAAAAAAGCTCTTGATCCTGATGAAATTTTCTATGTCGCTGATGCAATGAGTGGACAAGATGGCGTAAGAAGTGCTGATACATTTAACCAAAATTTAGGAATTACTGGAGTAGTTCTAAGCAAATTTGACGCTGATGCAAAAGGCGGAGTAGCTATTGGTATAGCTCACCAAATAGGAATTCCATTAAGATTTATAGGTGTTGGTGAAAAAGTAGCTGATATAGAAGGTTTTATACCAGATAGAATTGTCGGACGTATAATGGGCGAGGGTGACCTTGCTACTTTAGTAGAAAAAACAGCGGCTGTTTTTGATGAACAAGATATTAAAAAGATAAATAAAAAGATAAAAAAGGGTGAGTTTACATTTAATGACTTTTTAGAACAACTTGAGAGTGTAAAAAAGCTTGGAAATATGAAAAATTTAATCGGTATGCTTCCAGGAATGGGAAATATCGCAAATCAGATTAAAGATATTGACCTTGAAAACTCAAAAGAGATAGTTCATATAAAAGCTATGATTAGCTCTATGACGCCAAAAGAAAGAGAAAATCCTAATCTTTTAAATAACTCAAGAAAACGCCGTATAGCGTCTGGTTCAGGACTTTCTCAGATGGAAGTAAACCGCTTTTTAAAGCAGTTTAGCAACGCTTCTAAGATAGCTAAAAAGATGTCATCAAAAGGCGCTATGAAAAATATGATGCAAGGCTTTCCTAGATAACTAGGGGGCTTTCTTATGGATAAATCTTATCTATAATAAAGCTTTTAAAATTTAAGGAGAAAAAATGGCAACAGTTGTAAGACTAACAAGAGTAGGTCGTAAGAAAAAACCTTTCTATAGAATAGTAGTTACAGATAGTAGAAAAAGAAGAGATGGCGGATATATAGAAAGCATTGGTTATTATAACCCAATGGTTGATCCAGAAGTAGTTAAATTTGACGAAGAAAGACTTAACTATTGGAAAAGCGTTGGAGCAAAACTAAGCGATAGAGTAGCAAGAATCACAAAATAATGGTTGAAAATTTTATAAAAGAGTATGCAAAGCTCATAGCAGATTATCCTGATAAGATAACTACCCAAAGAGTAAGTGGTTTAGAAGAAGGGGTTGATGAGCTTATTATATTTGCTGATAAAAGTGATACAGGCAAACTAATCGGTAGAGATGGAAAGATGATTAACTCCATTAAAACCGTTATAAATGGCTATAAAGCAAAAGATGGCATCTCATATAAAGTCACAGTAAAAGCTATAGAAGAGTAGTGTGTGCTTGAAGTAGCAAAGATAGGTAAGACTGTCGGGCTTAAGGGTGTTCTTAAGCTCCATAATAGAAGTGACTTTCCAGCTCAATTTAAAAAAGGGGCTAAATTTCATCTAAAAAATGGTGAAATTCTAGAAATTCTAAATTTTAACTCACAAAATTCACAAGTTATATTTAAGGGATATGAAGATATAAATTTAGCTAAAGATTTAGTAAATTTAACGATTTATTCTACTATTGAAGAGACCAGAAAGAGTTGTAAGCTAAAAAAAGATGAGTTTTTTTATTTTGATATCATCGGGCTTAAGGTTGTAGAAAATGGTGAAATTTTAGGCGTTGTTGATAGTATTAGTGAAGTTGGAAGTGGGTTTTTATTTCAGATAAAGACAAGCGAGCATTTAAAAGAGCTTGCCCCAGTTTTTTTTATTCCATATATCGATGAGTATGTAAGCGAAATTTCTTTAGAAAATAAAGAGATTTTAACAAAAGGTGCTAAACTAATTCTTGAAAACTCATGAAATTTAACTTTATAACTCTTTTTCCAAATCTAATCAAGCCTTATTTTAGTGATAGCATTCTAAAAAGGGCGGTTGAAACTAATCTTCTAGAGCTAAATTTTATAAATCCAAGAGATTTTACTAAAGACAGACATAAAAAAGTTGATGATTATATGATAGGTGGTGGAGCTGGGCTTCTTATACAGGTAGAACCACTAGAATTAGCACTTAGAAGTATAAGTGAAAAAACTAGAGTGATATATTTAACGCCAAATGGTAAGCTTTTTAAACAAAATGATGCTAAAAGATTAGCAAAATTTGATAGTATAACTTTAGTTTGTGGTAGATATGAAGGCATTGATGAGAGATTTATAGAGCGAAATGTAAATGAGTGTTTTTGTATCGGAGATTTTATATTAACAGGTGGCGAACTTGGAGCTTTATGCGTGGCAGATGCTATAAGTAGGCAGGTTAGTGGTGTTTTAGGAAATAGTGATAGCTTAGTGGATGAAAGCTTTGAAAATGGTTTTTTAGAAGCACCAAATTTTACAAAACCAAATGTTTTTGAAAATTCTTGTGTGGTTTCAGAGTTTTTAAAGGGAAATCACGCTAAAATATCAGCTTTGAAATTTAGTATGTCAAAGCTTAGGACGAATTACTACCGTCCAGATTTGTATTATCAAAGGAAAAGTTATGAGAAATAAATATATTGAAGCGTTTGAAAACGCTCAGGTAGCAGAGAAAAGTATACCTGATTTTAGAGCAGGTGATACTTTAAGAGTTGCTGTTAAGATAGAAGAAGGCGGTAAAACAAGAATT
The sequence above is a segment of the Campylobacter corcagiensis genome. Coding sequences within it:
- the waaA gene encoding lipid IV(A) 3-deoxy-D-manno-octulosonic acid transferase → MIYTLFSFLVWLLALPFVAFLSLKDKYKKSLPARFFLYNNPPCKKADIHFHACSFGEVSALESLASNFNDFSFTTITATGFQKAKTFTENSRFLPFENFVPFWLVKSNVVVIFEAELWLNLVRTAKKNGSFVVLLNARISDKSYKNYKKFRFYYKMIFKNIDLVLAQSEVDMQRLKELGAKNIKVVGNIKSANFKRLTKSYSKFNQKFVVIASTHEGEEEIILNAIKPTSNTKYMIAPRHPERFTRAGEICAKFAKVNSLSFEKFSWNLGLKSDIILLDTLNELVNFYAIADVVILAGSFIKGIGGHNPIEVAQFKTPLINGKFYHNQNALFELVDGVKFSDLSDINELLNSNLSPTKIKKSCDLDAIVDLLKDKIEERKSL
- the glyQ gene encoding glycine--tRNA ligase subunit alpha; translation: MAKTFSEIILTLQNYWAAQGCVIIQPYDMPSGAGTYHPATFLRSLGKKPWKAAYVAPSRRPTDGRYGENPNRLGAYYQFQVLLKPSPDNIQELYLKSLEALGLDLKAHDIRFVEDNWESPTLGAWGLGWEVWLDGMEVTQFTYFQQVGGITCNPVSGEITYGLERLAMYLQDKENVYDLIWTSYGDEVVTYGDVYKKREFENSKYSFEVANSDMLFENFESYFKECKSILEANLALPAYDYCMLAAHTFNELDARGAISVTQRQEYILRIRELAKGCAMVYAGEDRA
- a CDS encoding RluA family pseudouridine synthase — protein: MKKEKAYKLLAIQEKISNNAAKELIDSGLVYAHGKKLSIARGEIDANTIFKVLKIPKPKIIFEDDKILAINKPPFLVSDKVAEIYKATLLNRLDRETSGVLLMSKDEEFRTKAIQEFINLKVKKIYFAMVKGVVSEELVIDSPILTIKSKGLAFSKISPNGKSAITRVYPFMVSGKKSIVRVEIDTGRTHQIRVHLASQNLPIIGDEKYAKNSAKRMYLHSYKTEILGYKFIAPLDDSFSEFGFEIPKNLVF
- a CDS encoding zinc ribbon domain-containing protein: MNKDLQDLVELSKFDASIDAFLPKLEALNEKLNSKADEISATNEQIDAIQADIEDIATQIKATNAHIAEFSAKIKDVSKKSSSIKTEREMKSLNLEEDLAKEQLSVANDDIVKYEKLIDTKNGIKKDLEDKKSSLEYELTALEDSVGSQKEKIEKDRATLYTKKDKLLNSMDSKIISFYEKIRKWAGNSAVVKVRKQACYGCFMKINDKTYSSVIKGDDIVTCPHCGRILYKDSE
- a CDS encoding Nif3-like dinuclear metal center hexameric protein; protein product: MKVAEIYKILDQIAPFEAGESWDNSGLLVGSMSDEFDKIYASLDIDSNLVNNLEPNSLLITHHPLIFSGLKKLDFSRYPANLIKVLIKKDIKLISMHTNFDKFVLNKFVMSEILGLESFKSVDFLEYAKFDGKFSDFCDFLKDKLCLDSLKVVKAKDEISTFSLCTGSGMSMVDMVEADAFITGDIKYHDALTAKENGLNLVDITHFESEKYFSKALVKNLQKFSISAIITNSTNPFSKI
- the purE gene encoding 5-(carboxyamino)imidazole ribonucleotide mutase, whose product is MFVSIIMGSKSDIDIVNEAVKVLENFGVKHEVIVSSAHRSGERTAKYVKESEAKGAGVFICVAGMAAHLAGVVASLTTKPVLGVPATGGALNGLDALYSTVQMPGGIPVGTFAIGKAGAKNAAYQAVQILALNSNELTLKLKSDRENMAKKVAEDSASVEILLPKE
- the trmD gene encoding tRNA (guanosine(37)-N1)-methyltransferase TrmD, which encodes MKFNFITLFPNLIKPYFSDSILKRAVETNLLELNFINPRDFTKDRHKKVDDYMIGGGAGLLIQVEPLELALRSISEKTRVIYLTPNGKLFKQNDAKRLAKFDSITLVCGRYEGIDERFIERNVNECFCIGDFILTGGELGALCVADAISRQVSGVLGNSDSLVDESFENGFLEAPNFTKPNVFENSCVVSEFLKGNHAKISALKFSMSKLRTNYYRPDLYYQRKSYEK
- the rpsP gene encoding 30S ribosomal protein S16; its protein translation is MATVVRLTRVGRKKKPFYRIVVTDSRKRRDGGYIESIGYYNPMVDPEVVKFDEERLNYWKSVGAKLSDRVARITK
- a CDS encoding KH domain-containing protein, which encodes MVENFIKEYAKLIADYPDKITTQRVSGLEEGVDELIIFADKSDTGKLIGRDGKMINSIKTVINGYKAKDGISYKVTVKAIEE
- the rimM gene encoding ribosome maturation factor RimM (Essential for efficient processing of 16S rRNA), with amino-acid sequence MLEVAKIGKTVGLKGVLKLHNRSDFPAQFKKGAKFHLKNGEILEILNFNSQNSQVIFKGYEDINLAKDLVNLTIYSTIEETRKSCKLKKDEFFYFDIIGLKVVENGEILGVVDSISEVGSGFLFQIKTSEHLKELAPVFFIPYIDEYVSEISLENKEILTKGAKLILENS
- the ffh gene encoding signal recognition particle protein; translated protein: MFEQIGESFRSAVNKLRIVDDEKALKNALDTLRKALLRADVHHKVTKDLVSKIEASVKENGIGQKQFLDAIKNSLEEILTAPGNQGFVYANKPPTVVLMAGLQGSGKTTTTVKLANNIKQKKRKVLIAACDLQRLAAVEQLKQLCETNEIDLFYIDGETNPLNVAKGALEKAKKELYDVLFVDTAGRLAIDEELMNEIKEIKKALDPDEIFYVADAMSGQDGVRSADTFNQNLGITGVVLSKFDADAKGGVAIGIAHQIGIPLRFIGVGEKVADIEGFIPDRIVGRIMGEGDLATLVEKTAAVFDEQDIKKINKKIKKGEFTFNDFLEQLESVKKLGNMKNLIGMLPGMGNIANQIKDIDLENSKEIVHIKAMISSMTPKERENPNLLNNSRKRRIASGSGLSQMEVNRFLKQFSNASKIAKKMSSKGAMKNMMQGFPR